One Streptomyces sp. RPA4-2 genomic window carries:
- the smpB gene encoding SsrA-binding protein SmpB produces the protein MSKGMYVPKESQPKQGGGAAKAKDGKRKIVAQNKKARHDYAIIDTYEAGLVLTGTEVKSLRQGRASLTDGFVQIDGNEAWLHNAHIPEYSQGTWTNHTVRRKRKLLLHREEIDKLASKSEETGHTIVPLALYFKDGRAKAEIALARGKKEYDKRQTLREKQDRRESDRAIASAKRKQRGE, from the coding sequence ATGAGCAAGGGAATGTACGTACCGAAGGAGTCCCAGCCCAAGCAGGGCGGAGGGGCCGCGAAGGCCAAGGACGGCAAGCGCAAGATCGTCGCGCAGAACAAGAAGGCACGGCACGACTACGCGATCATCGACACCTACGAGGCCGGCCTCGTGCTCACCGGCACCGAGGTGAAGTCGCTGCGTCAGGGTCGCGCCTCGCTGACCGACGGCTTCGTCCAGATCGACGGGAACGAGGCGTGGCTGCACAACGCCCACATTCCCGAGTACAGCCAGGGCACGTGGACCAACCACACGGTGCGCCGCAAGCGAAAGCTGCTCCTGCACCGCGAGGAGATCGACAAGCTGGCGTCGAAGTCGGAGGAGACGGGTCACACGATCGTGCCCCTCGCCCTGTACTTCAAGGACGGCCGGGCCAAGGCCGAGATCGCGCTCGCCCGCGGTAAGAAGGAGTACGACAAGCGGCAGACCCTGCGCGAGAAGCAGGACCGCCGGGAGTCCGACCGCGCGATCGCGTCGGCGAAGCGGAAGCAGCGGGGCGAGTAG
- the prfB gene encoding peptide chain release factor 2 — MAVVDVSEELKSLSSTMESIEAVLDLDKLRADVAVLEEQAAAPSLWDDPDEAQKITSKLSHLQAEVRKAEALRGRIDDLSVLFEMAEEEDDPDTRAEAESELTAVKKALDEMEVRTLLSGEYDSREAVVTIRAEAGGVDASDFTERLQRMYLRWAERHGYKTELYETSYAEEAGIKSTTFAVHVPYAYGTLSVEQGTHRLVRISPFDNQGRRQTSFAGVEILPVVEQTDHIEIDESELRVDVYRSSGPGGQGVNTTDSAVRLTHLPTGIVVSCQNERSQIQNKASAMNVLQAKLLERRRQEEQAKMDALKGDGGNSWGNQMRSYVLHPYQMVKDLRTDFEVGNPEAVFNGEIDGFLEAGIRWRKQQEK, encoded by the coding sequence GTGGCAGTCGTCGATGTATCCGAAGAGCTCAAGTCCCTCTCCTCGACCATGGAGTCGATCGAGGCCGTCCTGGACCTCGACAAGCTGAGGGCAGACGTCGCCGTGCTCGAGGAGCAGGCGGCCGCGCCGTCCCTGTGGGACGACCCGGACGAGGCGCAGAAGATCACCAGCAAGCTGAGCCACCTCCAGGCGGAGGTCAGGAAGGCCGAGGCGCTGCGCGGGCGTATCGACGATCTGAGCGTGCTCTTCGAGATGGCCGAGGAGGAGGACGACCCGGACACCCGCGCCGAGGCCGAGTCCGAGCTCACCGCCGTCAAGAAGGCGCTGGACGAGATGGAGGTGCGGACGCTGCTGTCGGGGGAGTACGACTCCCGCGAGGCCGTCGTCACCATCCGCGCCGAGGCCGGCGGCGTCGACGCCTCCGACTTCACCGAGCGGCTGCAGCGCATGTACCTGCGCTGGGCCGAGCGGCACGGGTACAAGACCGAGCTCTACGAGACCTCGTACGCGGAAGAGGCGGGCATCAAGTCCACCACCTTCGCCGTGCACGTGCCGTACGCCTACGGAACGCTCTCCGTGGAGCAGGGCACCCACCGGCTCGTGCGGATCTCGCCCTTCGACAACCAGGGACGCCGGCAGACGTCGTTCGCCGGTGTCGAGATCCTGCCCGTCGTCGAGCAGACGGATCACATCGAGATCGACGAGTCCGAGCTCCGGGTGGACGTCTACCGTTCCTCGGGTCCCGGCGGCCAGGGCGTCAACACCACCGACTCCGCGGTGCGTCTGACCCACCTGCCGACCGGCATCGTCGTGTCGTGTCAGAACGAGCGGTCGCAGATCCAGAACAAGGCGAGCGCGATGAACGTCCTCCAGGCCAAGCTCCTCGAGCGGCGCCGCCAGGAGGAGCAGGCCAAGATGGACGCCCTCAAGGGCGACGGCGGCAACTCCTGGGGCAACCAGATGCGTTCGTACGTGCTGCACCCGTACCAGATGGTCAAGGACCTGCGGACGGACTTCGAAGTGGGCAACCCCGAGGCCGTGTTCAACGGTGAGATCGACGGGTTCCTCGAGGCCGGAATTCGCTGGCGCAAGCAGCAGGAGAAGTGA
- a CDS encoding S41 family peptidase → MSGRDLFCQPRRVGRGAALTLVFASVLVAGAATGSFGDPDRKSPLPPTRSTPAAHHKDVAAAAAEAMADGKSPMEAAERAVSRSGDRWGAVYSQGDYEEFEEALDGQYTGVGLWARRERDGRIEVTRVQGASPAAAAGIRVGDRLRSVDGEDVDGRPVTEVVSLLRGDADDAAAGTKVRLGLERGRRAWSETLRRARLSTDSVTVRKLPGGATVIKVAAFTKGAGDAVRTAVEQAPRQTGIVLDLRGNSGGLVTEAVTTASAFLDGGLVATYDVNGEQRALHAAPGGDTTRPLVALVDGGTMSAAELLTGALQDRGRAVVVGTRTFGKGSVQMPSTLPGGSVAELTVGHYRTPSGHGVDGRGITPDLEADAGALERAETVLSGLGDPS, encoded by the coding sequence ATGTCAGGTCGTGACCTGTTCTGCCAGCCCCGCCGCGTCGGCCGCGGGGCTGCCCTGACATTGGTTTTTGCGAGCGTTCTCGTCGCCGGTGCGGCGACCGGGTCGTTCGGCGACCCCGACCGGAAATCCCCGCTCCCGCCGACGCGTTCGACGCCGGCCGCCCACCACAAGGACGTCGCCGCGGCGGCGGCCGAGGCGATGGCCGACGGCAAGTCCCCCATGGAGGCGGCCGAGCGAGCCGTCAGCCGCAGCGGCGACCGCTGGGGCGCGGTCTACTCCCAGGGCGACTACGAGGAGTTCGAGGAGGCCCTCGACGGCCAGTACACCGGCGTCGGGCTGTGGGCCCGGCGCGAGCGTGACGGCCGGATCGAGGTGACCCGGGTGCAGGGCGCATCACCCGCGGCGGCCGCCGGGATCCGTGTGGGCGACCGGCTGCGCAGCGTCGACGGCGAGGACGTCGACGGCAGGCCCGTCACCGAGGTGGTCTCCTTACTGCGCGGGGACGCGGACGACGCGGCGGCCGGTACGAAAGTCCGCCTCGGTCTGGAGCGCGGCAGGCGCGCGTGGAGCGAGACCCTGCGCCGGGCCAGGCTGTCCACGGACTCCGTGACCGTGCGCAAGCTCCCCGGCGGTGCCACCGTGATCAAGGTCGCCGCCTTCACCAAGGGCGCGGGCGACGCCGTGCGCACCGCCGTCGAGCAGGCCCCCCGGCAAACCGGGATCGTCCTCGACCTGCGGGGCAACTCCGGCGGACTGGTCACCGAGGCCGTCACGACGGCCTCCGCCTTCCTCGACGGCGGCCTCGTCGCCACGTACGACGTCAACGGCGAACAGCGCGCCCTGCACGCCGCGCCCGGCGGCGACACCACCAGACCCCTGGTCGCGCTCGTCGACGGTGGCACGATGAGCGCCGCCGAGCTGCTCACCGGCGCCCTTCAGGACCGTGGCCGCGCGGTCGTGGTGGGCACCAGGACCTTCGGCAAGGGCTCGGTCCAGATGCCGAGCACCCTCCCCGGCGGCTCCGTCGCCGAGCTGACCGTCGGGCACTACCGCACGCCTTCCGGCCACGGCGTCGACGGACGGGGCATCACCCCCGACCTGGAGGCCGACGCGGGCGCCCTCGAGCGCGCCGAGACCGTGCTCAGCGGTCTCGGTGACCCTTCGTAG
- the ftsE gene encoding cell division ATP-binding protein FtsE, whose amino-acid sequence MIRFDNVSKVYPKQTHPALRDVSLEVERGEFVFLVGSSGSGKSTFLRLILREERCSHGQVHVLGKDLARISNWKVPQMRRQLGTVFQDFRLLPNKTVAENVAFAQEVIGKSRGEIRKSVPQVLDLVGLGGKEDRRPGELSGGEQQRVAIARAFVNRPKLLIADEPTGNLDPQTSVGIMKLLDRINRTGTTVVMATHDQNIVDQMRKRVIELEKGRLVRDQARGVYGYQH is encoded by the coding sequence GTGATCCGATTCGACAATGTCTCCAAGGTCTACCCCAAGCAGACCCACCCCGCTCTCAGGGACGTCTCCCTGGAGGTCGAGCGTGGTGAGTTCGTGTTCCTCGTGGGGTCCTCCGGCTCCGGAAAGTCCACCTTCCTGCGGCTGATCCTCCGCGAGGAGCGGTGCAGCCACGGTCAGGTGCACGTCCTGGGCAAGGACCTCGCGCGCATCTCCAACTGGAAGGTGCCGCAGATGCGGCGCCAGCTGGGGACCGTCTTCCAGGACTTCCGGCTGCTGCCGAACAAGACGGTCGCCGAGAACGTGGCCTTCGCCCAGGAGGTCATCGGCAAGTCCCGCGGCGAGATCCGCAAGTCCGTGCCCCAGGTGCTCGACCTCGTCGGGCTCGGCGGCAAGGAGGACCGCAGGCCCGGTGAGCTGTCCGGTGGTGAGCAGCAGCGCGTGGCCATCGCGAGAGCCTTCGTGAACCGGCCCAAGCTCCTCATCGCGGACGAGCCGACCGGCAACCTCGACCCGCAGACCTCCGTCGGCATCATGAAGCTGCTCGACCGCATCAACCGGACGGGCACGACTGTGGTGATGGCGACGCACGACCAGAACATCGTGGACCAGATGCGCAAGCGCGTCATCGAGCTGGAGAAGGGTCGTCTCGTCCGCGACCAGGCGCGCGGCGTCTACGGCTACCAGCACTGA
- the ftsX gene encoding permease-like cell division protein FtsX — MRAQFVLSEIGVGLRRNLTMTFAVVVSVALSLALFGGSLLMSDQVSTMKGYWYDKVNVSVFLCNKSDAESDPHCAKGAVTAEQKKQIESDLGKMTVVQKVTYESADDAYKHYKEQFGDSPLASSLTPDQMQESYRIKLKDPEKYQVIATAFDGRDGVQSVQDQKGILDNLFGLLNGMNWAARAVMAMMLVVALMLIVNTVRVSAFSRRRETGIMRLVGASGFYIQAPFIMEAAVAGLIGGGVACGFLVIARYFIIDHGLALSEKLNLINFIGWDAVLTKLPLILATSLLMPALAAFFALRKYLKV, encoded by the coding sequence ATGCGCGCCCAGTTCGTTCTGTCGGAGATCGGTGTCGGTCTCCGTCGCAATCTGACGATGACCTTCGCGGTCGTCGTCTCGGTCGCCCTCTCCCTCGCCCTGTTCGGCGGTTCGCTCCTGATGAGCGACCAGGTGAGCACCATGAAGGGCTACTGGTACGACAAGGTCAACGTCTCGGTCTTCCTCTGCAACAAGAGCGACGCGGAGTCCGACCCCCACTGCGCCAAGGGGGCGGTGACCGCCGAGCAGAAGAAGCAGATCGAGAGCGACCTCGGCAAGATGACCGTCGTCCAGAAGGTGACGTACGAGTCCGCGGACGACGCCTACAAGCACTACAAGGAGCAGTTCGGCGACTCCCCGCTGGCCAGTTCCCTGACGCCGGACCAGATGCAGGAGTCGTACCGCATCAAGCTGAAGGACCCGGAGAAGTACCAGGTCATCGCGACCGCCTTCGACGGGCGTGACGGCGTGCAGTCCGTGCAGGACCAGAAGGGCATCCTGGACAACCTCTTCGGGCTGCTCAACGGCATGAACTGGGCCGCGCGCGCGGTGATGGCGATGATGCTCGTCGTCGCCCTGATGCTGATCGTCAACACGGTGCGCGTCTCGGCGTTCAGCCGGCGCAGGGAGACCGGGATCATGCGCCTGGTCGGCGCCTCCGGGTTCTACATCCAGGCGCCGTTCATCATGGAGGCCGCGGTCGCCGGACTCATCGGCGGCGGTGTCGCCTGCGGATTCCTGGTGATCGCGCGGTACTTCATCATCGATCACGGTCTGGCCCTGTCCGAGAAGCTGAACCTGATCAACTTCATCGGCTGGGACGCGGTGCTCACCAAGCTGCCGCTCATCCTCGCGACGAGCCTGCTGATGCCCGCGCTTGCCGCGTTCTTCGCGTTGCGCAAGTACCTGAAGGTGTGA